The Miscanthus floridulus cultivar M001 chromosome 17, ASM1932011v1, whole genome shotgun sequence genome has a window encoding:
- the LOC136515040 gene encoding probable calcium-transporting ATPase 6, plasma membrane-type isoform X3, whose protein sequence is MESAGSGRSWSIDSYLNEHFDISAKNPPSEARLRWRRAVGLVVRNRRRRFRMFSGLHALDDAQRRKILGKVQVVINVHKAALHFIDGIRRYHLSPELIEEGFCISPDELAAITGIREDSTVFKTHGGISGISRKIKASLQDGIKETEIATRQKLFGSNKHAEKPPRSFWMFVWDALHDLTLIILIVCAIVSLVVGLATEGWPKGIYDGLGIITSILLVVLVTASSDYKQSRKFMELDCEKKKIYALVTRDRKTKRVLIHDLVVGDILHLSIGDVLPADGLFISGYCLVIDESSLSGESEPVHVSEEKPFIHAGSKVVDGTAKMLVTAVGMRTEWGKIMDTLNDDGVDETPLQVKLNGVATIIGQIGLVFAILTFLVLLVRFLVDKGMNVGLLNWSANDALTIVNYFAIAVTIIVVAVPEGLPLAVTLSLAFAMQKLMNDKALVRHLAACETMGSASCICTDKTGTLTTNHMIVDKVWIGDVSKCVNGDTNINELKAATAESALDILIQGIFVNTGSEIVKGDDGKKTILGTPTEAALLEFGLSLQGDLYGEYNKLARVKIEPFNSVKKKMSVLIQLPNGGLRSFCKGASELILGQCDTFLNSEGNLAPLSEMQKQNVLNIINSFASKALRTLCIAFKDLNEIPDDQTIPQDGYTLIALFGIKDPVRPGVRDAVMTCMAAGIKVRMVTGDNINTAKAIAEECGILTEDGIAIEGRELHDKSTDELKEILPKIQVMARSLPMDKYKLVTSLKSMYQEVVAVTGDGTNDAPALRESDIGLAMGIAGTEVLHHLLPSSCYG, encoded by the exons ATGGAGTCGGCGGGCTCGGGCAGGAGCTGGAGCATCGACAGCTACCTCAACGAGCACTTCGACATCTCCGCCAAGAACCCGCCCAGCGAGGCCCGCCTCCGGTGGCGCCGCGCCGTCGGCCTCGTCGTccgcaaccgccgccgccgcttccgcatGTTCTCCGGCCTCCACGCCCTCGACGACGCCCAGCGCCGCAAGATCCTG GGAAAAGTTCAGGTTGTAATTAATGTGCACAAGGCAGCGCTGCATTTTATCGATG GTATAAGACGATACCACCTATCTCCTGAGCTTATCGAAGAGGGATTTTGTATCAGTCCAGATGAACTGGCAGCAATTACTGGAATTCGTGAAGATTCTACAGTCTTCAAGACACACGGAGGAATTAGTGGAATATCTAGGAAAATCAAAGCATCATTGCAAGATGGCATCAAGGAAACTGAAATAGCAACCAGGCAGAAACTGTTTGGCAGTAATAAGCATGCTGAGAAGCCTCCTAGAAGCTTCTGGATGTTTGTCTGGGATGCATTGCATGACCTGACGTTGATTATTCTAATCGTTTGTGCCATTGTTTCTCTAGTAGTTGGCCTTGCCACTGAGGGGTGGCCGAAGGGCATCTATGACGGCCTTGGTATAATAACCAGCATTTTATTGGTGGTGCTGGTTACAGCATCCAGTGATTACAAACAGTCACGGAAGTTCATGGAGCTGGActgtgagaaaaagaagatataTGCCCTTGTCACTAGAGATAGGAAAACCAAAAGGGTACTGATTCATGATTTGGTTGTGGGTGACATTTTGCATCTTTCAATAGGTGATGTGCTTCCTGCAGATGGCCTGTTCATCTCTGGCTACTGCTTAGTCATAGATGAATCTAGCTTATCAGGTGAGAGTGAACCAGTTCATGTTTCTGAAGAAAAGCCTTTTATTCATGCTGGAAGTAAAGTGGTAGATGGGACCGCCAAGATGCTTGTAACTGCTGTTGGTATGCGTACTGAATGGGGCAAAATCATGGATACTCTGAATGATGATGGAGTGGATGAAACCCCTTTACAAGTTAAGCTTAATGGTGTGGCCACAATCATTGGACAGATCGGGTTGGTGTTTGCTATCCTCACATTTTTAGTACTTCTAGTGAGGTTCCTGGTTGACAAGGGAATGAATGTTGGCTTGTTAAATTGGTCAGCAAATGATGCACTGACAATAGTGAACTACTTTGCTATTGCAGTGACAATAATTGTTGTCGCAGTCCCTGAGGGTCTACCACTGGCTGTGACTCTTAGCCTTGCGTTTGCCATGCAAAAGTTGATGAATGATAAAGCATTAGTGAGGCATCTCGCTGCATGTGAAACCATGGGTTCAGCAAGTTGTATTTGCACTGATAAGACTGGAACTTTGACAACCAACCACATGATCGTTGACAAGGTTTGGATCGGTGATGTATCCAAGTGTGTCAATGGTGATACAAATATTAATGAGCTGAAGGCTGCTACTGCAGAAAGTGCTCTGGACATACTTATTCAAGGAATATTTGTGAACACTGGTTCTGAGATCGTGAAGGGAGATGACGGCAAAAAAACTATCTTAGGCACACCAACTGAAGCAGCATTATTGGAGTTCGGCTTGAGCTTGCAAGGAGATCTATACGGTGAGTACAATAAGTTGGCAAGAGTCAAAATAGAGCCTTTTAACTCAGTTAAGAAAAAGATGTCTGTGCTAATACAGTTACCTAATGGAGGCCTCCGGTCCTTCTGTAAAGGTGCATCAGAACTTATTTTAGGGCAGTGTGATACTTTCCTCAATAGTGAAGGAAATTTAGCACCACTATCAGAAATGCAAAAGCAGAATGTCTTAAATATAATAAACTCATTTGCTTCTAAGGCATTAAGAACGCTTTGTATCGCGTTTAAGGATCTGAATGAAATTCCTGATGATCAAACAATACCACAGGATGGTTACACACTAATAGCACTTTTTGGCATAAAGGATCCAGTCCGTCCTGGTGTAAGGGATGCAGTAATGACCTGCATGGCTGCTGGAATTAAAGTAAGAATGGTGACTGGAGACAACATCAATACTGCTAAAGCCATTGCCGAGGAATGTGGAATATTAACCGAGGATGGAATAGCAATTGAAGGAAGAGAGCTTCACGATAAGAGCACAGATGAATTGAAGGAGATCCTGCCTAAAATTCAG GTAATGGCCCGGTCCTTGCCGATGGACAAATATAAATTGGTGACAAGCCTAAAAAGTATGTATCAAGAGGTCGTGGCAGTTACTGGTGATGGAACAAATGATGCCCCAGCATTGCGTGAGTCAGACATAGGTCTGGCCATGGGCATTGCCGGAACTGAG GTACTGCACCACTTACTGCCGTCCAGTTGCTATGGGTGA
- the LOC136515040 gene encoding probable calcium-transporting ATPase 6, plasma membrane-type isoform X1, whose translation MESAGSGRSWSIDSYLNEHFDISAKNPPSEARLRWRRAVGLVVRNRRRRFRMFSGLHALDDAQRRKILGKVQVVINVHKAALHFIDGIRRYHLSPELIEEGFCISPDELAAITGIREDSTVFKTHGGISGISRKIKASLQDGIKETEIATRQKLFGSNKHAEKPPRSFWMFVWDALHDLTLIILIVCAIVSLVVGLATEGWPKGIYDGLGIITSILLVVLVTASSDYKQSRKFMELDCEKKKIYALVTRDRKTKRVLIHDLVVGDILHLSIGDVLPADGLFISGYCLVIDESSLSGESEPVHVSEEKPFIHAGSKVVDGTAKMLVTAVGMRTEWGKIMDTLNDDGVDETPLQVKLNGVATIIGQIGLVFAILTFLVLLVRFLVDKGMNVGLLNWSANDALTIVNYFAIAVTIIVVAVPEGLPLAVTLSLAFAMQKLMNDKALVRHLAACETMGSASCICTDKTGTLTTNHMIVDKVWIGDVSKCVNGDTNINELKAATAESALDILIQGIFVNTGSEIVKGDDGKKTILGTPTEAALLEFGLSLQGDLYGEYNKLARVKIEPFNSVKKKMSVLIQLPNGGLRSFCKGASELILGQCDTFLNSEGNLAPLSEMQKQNVLNIINSFASKALRTLCIAFKDLNEIPDDQTIPQDGYTLIALFGIKDPVRPGVRDAVMTCMAAGIKVRMVTGDNINTAKAIAEECGILTEDGIAIEGRELHDKSTDELKEILPKIQVMARSLPMDKYKLVTSLKSMYQEVVAVTGDGTNDAPALRESDIGLAMGIAGTEVAKENADVIIMDDNFSTIVNVARWGRAVYLNIQKFVQFQLTVNIVALIVNFISACIIGTAPLTAVQLLWVNMIMDTLGALALATEPPNDEMMRRPPVRRGHGFITLVMWRNIFGQALYQLLVLSTLMFVGKRILNIEGPNADRTINTLIFNSFVFCQVFNEINSREMEKINVFRGILKNWIFISILTATVIFQVIIVEFLGTFANTVPLSWELWMLSVILGSVSMVISVVLKCIPVESRKTNIKPHGYELLPEAPETV comes from the exons ATGGAGTCGGCGGGCTCGGGCAGGAGCTGGAGCATCGACAGCTACCTCAACGAGCACTTCGACATCTCCGCCAAGAACCCGCCCAGCGAGGCCCGCCTCCGGTGGCGCCGCGCCGTCGGCCTCGTCGTccgcaaccgccgccgccgcttccgcatGTTCTCCGGCCTCCACGCCCTCGACGACGCCCAGCGCCGCAAGATCCTG GGAAAAGTTCAGGTTGTAATTAATGTGCACAAGGCAGCGCTGCATTTTATCGATG GTATAAGACGATACCACCTATCTCCTGAGCTTATCGAAGAGGGATTTTGTATCAGTCCAGATGAACTGGCAGCAATTACTGGAATTCGTGAAGATTCTACAGTCTTCAAGACACACGGAGGAATTAGTGGAATATCTAGGAAAATCAAAGCATCATTGCAAGATGGCATCAAGGAAACTGAAATAGCAACCAGGCAGAAACTGTTTGGCAGTAATAAGCATGCTGAGAAGCCTCCTAGAAGCTTCTGGATGTTTGTCTGGGATGCATTGCATGACCTGACGTTGATTATTCTAATCGTTTGTGCCATTGTTTCTCTAGTAGTTGGCCTTGCCACTGAGGGGTGGCCGAAGGGCATCTATGACGGCCTTGGTATAATAACCAGCATTTTATTGGTGGTGCTGGTTACAGCATCCAGTGATTACAAACAGTCACGGAAGTTCATGGAGCTGGActgtgagaaaaagaagatataTGCCCTTGTCACTAGAGATAGGAAAACCAAAAGGGTACTGATTCATGATTTGGTTGTGGGTGACATTTTGCATCTTTCAATAGGTGATGTGCTTCCTGCAGATGGCCTGTTCATCTCTGGCTACTGCTTAGTCATAGATGAATCTAGCTTATCAGGTGAGAGTGAACCAGTTCATGTTTCTGAAGAAAAGCCTTTTATTCATGCTGGAAGTAAAGTGGTAGATGGGACCGCCAAGATGCTTGTAACTGCTGTTGGTATGCGTACTGAATGGGGCAAAATCATGGATACTCTGAATGATGATGGAGTGGATGAAACCCCTTTACAAGTTAAGCTTAATGGTGTGGCCACAATCATTGGACAGATCGGGTTGGTGTTTGCTATCCTCACATTTTTAGTACTTCTAGTGAGGTTCCTGGTTGACAAGGGAATGAATGTTGGCTTGTTAAATTGGTCAGCAAATGATGCACTGACAATAGTGAACTACTTTGCTATTGCAGTGACAATAATTGTTGTCGCAGTCCCTGAGGGTCTACCACTGGCTGTGACTCTTAGCCTTGCGTTTGCCATGCAAAAGTTGATGAATGATAAAGCATTAGTGAGGCATCTCGCTGCATGTGAAACCATGGGTTCAGCAAGTTGTATTTGCACTGATAAGACTGGAACTTTGACAACCAACCACATGATCGTTGACAAGGTTTGGATCGGTGATGTATCCAAGTGTGTCAATGGTGATACAAATATTAATGAGCTGAAGGCTGCTACTGCAGAAAGTGCTCTGGACATACTTATTCAAGGAATATTTGTGAACACTGGTTCTGAGATCGTGAAGGGAGATGACGGCAAAAAAACTATCTTAGGCACACCAACTGAAGCAGCATTATTGGAGTTCGGCTTGAGCTTGCAAGGAGATCTATACGGTGAGTACAATAAGTTGGCAAGAGTCAAAATAGAGCCTTTTAACTCAGTTAAGAAAAAGATGTCTGTGCTAATACAGTTACCTAATGGAGGCCTCCGGTCCTTCTGTAAAGGTGCATCAGAACTTATTTTAGGGCAGTGTGATACTTTCCTCAATAGTGAAGGAAATTTAGCACCACTATCAGAAATGCAAAAGCAGAATGTCTTAAATATAATAAACTCATTTGCTTCTAAGGCATTAAGAACGCTTTGTATCGCGTTTAAGGATCTGAATGAAATTCCTGATGATCAAACAATACCACAGGATGGTTACACACTAATAGCACTTTTTGGCATAAAGGATCCAGTCCGTCCTGGTGTAAGGGATGCAGTAATGACCTGCATGGCTGCTGGAATTAAAGTAAGAATGGTGACTGGAGACAACATCAATACTGCTAAAGCCATTGCCGAGGAATGTGGAATATTAACCGAGGATGGAATAGCAATTGAAGGAAGAGAGCTTCACGATAAGAGCACAGATGAATTGAAGGAGATCCTGCCTAAAATTCAG GTAATGGCCCGGTCCTTGCCGATGGACAAATATAAATTGGTGACAAGCCTAAAAAGTATGTATCAAGAGGTCGTGGCAGTTACTGGTGATGGAACAAATGATGCCCCAGCATTGCGTGAGTCAGACATAGGTCTGGCCATGGGCATTGCCGGAACTGAG GTCGCGAAAGAAAATGCCGATGTTATAATAATGGATGATAATTTCAGTACCATTGTAAATGTTGCTAGATGGGGTCGTGCGGTTTACTTGAACATTCAGAAGTTTGTGCAGTTCCAGCTTACAGTTAATATAGTGGCTCTGATAGTGAATTTCATCTCAGCGTGTATCATAG GTACTGCACCACTTACTGCCGTCCAGTTGCTATGGGTGAACATGATCATGGATACATTAGGAGCCTTGGCCTTAGCGACAGAGCCACCTAATGATGAAATGATGAGGAGACCACCTGTGAGACGGGGGCATGGTTTTATCACTCTGGTCATGTGGAGAAATATTTTTGGGCAGGCTTTATATCAGCTCCTTGTACTTAGCACTCTCATGTTTGTTGGTAAGAGGATCCTGAACATCGAAGGCCCAAATGCAGATAGAACCATCAATACCctcattttcaactcttttgTGTTTTGCCAG